A part of Brachybacterium faecium DSM 4810 genomic DNA contains:
- a CDS encoding protein-disulfide isomerase (PFAM: DSBA-like thioredoxin domain), with the protein MTAPDRPDAPRGPDSPRGSDSPQSHRAARPAGRRWMVPLLILVVAAALIAAVLWLRPGGDSTEPAASTDSTDVADAPADGAEAEDPGAVEHPSSVAVPDLSEEEARDEDDLLAEGPVDAPVVLIVFTDYQCPYCAEWSQETLPAVREYVERGELRIEWRDVNIYGDDSERAARASLAAARQDAHAEYHDRLFEGGEIRTGAELDESSLVALADELGLDTEQFTEDLHSEEVAETISANASQGWDLGIMSTPAFVVGGTPMVGAQPTDVFTTAIDDALAESGS; encoded by the coding sequence ATGACCGCCCCCGACCGCCCCGACGCCCCGCGCGGCCCCGACAGCCCGCGCGGTTCCGACAGCCCGCAGAGCCATCGCGCCGCGCGCCCCGCCGGCCGGCGCTGGATGGTCCCGCTGCTGATCCTCGTCGTCGCCGCCGCGCTGATCGCCGCGGTGCTCTGGCTGCGACCCGGCGGGGACAGCACCGAACCCGCCGCCTCCACCGACTCCACCGACGTCGCTGATGCGCCGGCCGACGGCGCCGAGGCGGAGGACCCCGGGGCGGTCGAGCACCCCTCCTCCGTCGCCGTCCCCGACCTCAGCGAGGAGGAGGCCCGCGACGAGGACGACCTGCTCGCCGAGGGCCCCGTCGACGCCCCCGTGGTGCTCATCGTCTTCACCGACTACCAGTGCCCCTACTGCGCCGAGTGGTCCCAGGAGACCCTGCCCGCGGTGCGCGAGTACGTGGAGCGCGGCGAGCTGCGCATCGAGTGGCGGGACGTGAACATCTACGGCGACGACTCCGAGCGGGCCGCCCGCGCGAGCCTCGCCGCGGCCCGGCAGGACGCCCACGCCGAGTACCACGACCGTCTCTTCGAGGGCGGCGAGATCCGCACCGGCGCCGAGCTCGACGAGTCCTCCCTCGTCGCGCTCGCCGACGAGCTCGGCCTGGACACCGAGCAGTTCACCGAGGATCTCCACTCCGAGGAGGTCGCCGAGACCATCTCCGCCAACGCCAGCCAGGGCTGGGACCTGGGGATCATGTCCACCCCGGCGTTCGTCGTCGGCGGCACCCCGATGGTCGGCGCCCAGCCCACCGACGTGTTCACCACCGCGATCGACGACGCCCTGGCCGAGAGCGGCAGCTGA
- a CDS encoding arabinose efflux permease family protein (PFAM: Major Facilitator Superfamily) — protein MPATTTDTMDTGGGVRTGGADAGTAPAARRRLPLVAYVLAVGTFLMLTTEFVVAGILPDIADDLGVSLARVGSFITVFAVGMIVGAPVMTMATARLSARFTLVLALSIFVVGHLWVALASDVEQIVIARLLTGLATGAFWAVAAVVASRAAGPAMGSRAVAVVAAGGSLATVLGVPIGAYIAQLVGWRGTFWALAVGAVLVTVLVLRCVPRDERDTAAGASLLADLAGLLSVRLWLVLLACVTTSGGVLALYSFIAPVLIDRSGVAASVVPLVLTAFGVGSFLGTLVAGRLGDSSPHAVTIITPAVSTALMAVILLFSSQAWAMISAITLLGVFGLSANGVLIHLAVRFSGTAASLGSALSVAAFNLGTAVITPIAGSTLESPLGLDGPATVGTTVLALTLIPTTALALLARRARRSRA, from the coding sequence ATGCCAGCCACGACCACGGACACCATGGACACAGGCGGAGGAGTTCGCACCGGTGGGGCCGACGCCGGAACCGCGCCCGCCGCACGCCGGCGCCTTCCGCTGGTCGCCTACGTCCTCGCCGTGGGCACCTTCCTTATGCTCACCACGGAGTTCGTCGTCGCCGGCATCCTGCCCGACATCGCTGACGATCTGGGGGTGTCGCTGGCACGGGTGGGATCCTTCATCACCGTCTTCGCCGTCGGGATGATCGTCGGCGCGCCTGTGATGACGATGGCGACCGCCCGGCTCTCCGCACGTTTCACGCTCGTGCTCGCGCTCAGCATCTTCGTCGTGGGCCACCTCTGGGTGGCGCTGGCCTCGGATGTGGAGCAGATCGTCATCGCCCGGCTCCTCACGGGCCTCGCCACGGGCGCGTTCTGGGCCGTCGCCGCAGTCGTCGCGAGCCGCGCCGCGGGCCCCGCGATGGGATCGCGTGCAGTCGCCGTCGTCGCCGCCGGCGGATCCCTGGCCACCGTCCTCGGTGTGCCGATCGGGGCATACATCGCGCAGCTGGTGGGGTGGCGGGGGACCTTCTGGGCCCTGGCGGTCGGGGCCGTGCTCGTCACGGTCCTGGTCCTCCGCTGCGTGCCGCGCGACGAGCGTGACACCGCGGCGGGGGCCTCGCTCCTCGCCGACCTCGCCGGGCTCCTCTCCGTCCGCCTCTGGTTGGTGCTGCTCGCCTGCGTCACCACCAGCGGCGGTGTGCTCGCCCTCTACTCCTTCATCGCCCCGGTCCTCATCGACCGCTCCGGCGTCGCCGCCTCCGTCGTGCCCCTGGTGCTCACCGCCTTCGGCGTCGGCTCCTTCCTCGGCACCCTCGTCGCCGGGCGGCTGGGGGACAGCAGCCCGCACGCCGTCACGATCATCACCCCGGCGGTCTCGACCGCGCTGATGGCCGTGATCCTCCTGTTCTCCAGCCAGGCCTGGGCGATGATCTCCGCGATCACGCTCCTCGGCGTGTTCGGCCTGAGCGCGAACGGGGTGCTCATCCACCTCGCCGTGCGGTTCTCGGGGACAGCGGCTTCGCTGGGGTCCGCGCTCAGCGTCGCCGCGTTCAACCTCGGCACCGCCGTCATCACCCCGATCGCCGGTTCCACCCTCGAGTCCCCGCTGGGCCTCGATGGGCCGGCCACGGTCGGCACCACCGTCCTCGCGCTCACGCTGATCCCCACCACCGCACTGGCCCTCCTCGCCAGGCGTGCCCGGCGGAGCAGGGCGTGA
- a CDS encoding diaminobutyrate acetyltransferase (PFAM: Acetyltransferase (GNAT) family~TIGRFAM: L-2,4-diaminobutyric acid acetyltransferase): MTHSADHPSTTDQSTGAGSGLDIRPPAMEDGAAMWRIARDSGTLDLNTSYAYLLMARDFAATSRLAVSDGEPVGFVLGYQRPTAPGTLFIWQIGVDASQRGKGVAGQLLDHLLVSLPEVTALETTITADNTASQRLFASFAARHGATEEVAPLIEEHHFPDAGHGAELLHVISPLPSGT; this comes from the coding sequence ATGACGCACAGCGCAGACCACCCGTCCACCACTGACCAGAGCACCGGAGCAGGATCCGGCCTGGACATCCGCCCTCCTGCCATGGAGGACGGCGCCGCCATGTGGCGCATCGCCCGTGACAGCGGCACCCTCGATCTGAACACCTCCTACGCCTACCTGCTGATGGCCCGCGACTTCGCGGCCACCTCCCGCCTCGCCGTGAGCGATGGCGAGCCGGTCGGGTTCGTACTCGGCTACCAGCGGCCGACGGCGCCGGGGACGCTGTTCATCTGGCAGATCGGCGTGGACGCCTCCCAGCGCGGAAAGGGCGTCGCCGGGCAGCTGCTGGACCACCTGCTCGTCAGCCTTCCGGAGGTCACCGCTCTGGAGACCACGATCACCGCGGACAACACCGCTTCCCAGCGCCTGTTCGCCTCCTTCGCCGCTCGACACGGCGCCACAGAGGAGGTCGCACCGCTGATCGAGGAGCACCACTTCCCGGACGCCGGCCACGGCGCCGAGCTGCTCCACGTGATCAGCCCGCTGCCCAGCGGCACCTGA
- a CDS encoding amino acid carrier protein (PFAM: Sodium:alanine symporter family~TIGRFAM: amino acid carrier protein), producing the protein MNPLESLNEFLGNAEGWLWTWAGMPVVVVLGIYFTIRSGAVQVRMIPAMFGAITQKAQREEVGHGSRRTERAKSLSAFQAFSVSAAARVGTGNISGVAGAIFLGGPGAVLWMWIMCVVSGAASFIESTLAQLWKVRADDTYKGGPAFYIHRGLGSRGFGAFFAVLFIFCFAFAFTSLQANTIVDAVSGAVAVYTDPEGLPWLAPVLGILLALLTAGIIFGGMRRVADVAQNMVPIMAALYLLIGIIIVGMNFSELPRVLGQIVVEAFNPQAVIGGGLGAVIVNGVQRGMLSNEAGMGSVPNVAATSSVSHPVKQGLVQTLGVYFDTLLICSITAFIVLVSFPDVSAGGEGLVMVQESLSSNLGAWSAVLLAVIMFLLAFTSVLGNFSYGEANMHFLTSKRGWHIAFGVAVVALVLMGSVIAVDLAWTIAGVSMVFIALINLVVIAILAPTAIKLLRHYNAQRAQGLDPIFVASDLPEIKNVEVWVNEDVCDYQDERKLAEQS; encoded by the coding sequence ATGAACCCCCTCGAATCACTGAACGAGTTCCTCGGCAACGCCGAGGGCTGGCTCTGGACCTGGGCCGGGATGCCCGTGGTCGTGGTGCTCGGCATCTACTTCACGATCCGCTCCGGCGCCGTGCAGGTGCGGATGATCCCCGCGATGTTCGGCGCCATCACCCAGAAGGCCCAGCGCGAGGAGGTGGGTCACGGCAGCCGGCGCACCGAGCGCGCCAAGTCCCTCAGCGCCTTCCAGGCGTTCTCCGTCTCGGCGGCGGCCCGGGTGGGCACCGGGAACATCTCTGGCGTGGCCGGTGCGATCTTCCTCGGCGGCCCCGGCGCGGTGCTGTGGATGTGGATCATGTGCGTGGTCAGCGGCGCCGCGAGCTTCATCGAGTCCACCCTCGCGCAGCTGTGGAAGGTCCGGGCCGACGACACCTACAAGGGCGGCCCCGCGTTCTACATCCACCGCGGGCTGGGCTCGCGCGGCTTCGGCGCGTTCTTCGCGGTGCTGTTCATCTTCTGCTTCGCCTTCGCCTTCACCTCGCTGCAGGCCAACACCATCGTCGACGCCGTGAGCGGCGCCGTGGCGGTCTACACCGACCCCGAGGGCCTGCCGTGGCTGGCGCCCGTGCTCGGCATCCTGCTCGCGCTGCTGACCGCCGGGATCATCTTCGGCGGCATGCGCCGCGTCGCGGACGTCGCCCAGAACATGGTCCCGATCATGGCGGCGCTCTACCTGCTCATCGGCATCATCATCGTGGGCATGAACTTCAGCGAGCTGCCCCGCGTGCTCGGGCAGATCGTCGTCGAGGCCTTCAACCCGCAAGCCGTGATCGGCGGCGGGCTGGGTGCCGTGATCGTCAACGGCGTCCAGCGCGGCATGCTCTCCAACGAGGCGGGCATGGGCTCGGTCCCCAACGTCGCGGCGACCTCCTCGGTCAGCCACCCCGTCAAGCAGGGCCTGGTGCAGACCCTCGGCGTCTACTTCGACACCCTGCTGATCTGCTCCATCACCGCGTTCATCGTGCTGGTCTCGTTCCCGGACGTCTCCGCCGGCGGTGAGGGCCTGGTCATGGTGCAGGAGTCGCTGTCGTCGAACCTCGGCGCCTGGTCCGCGGTGCTGCTGGCGGTGATCATGTTCCTGCTCGCCTTCACCTCGGTGCTGGGCAACTTCTCCTACGGCGAGGCGAACATGCACTTCCTGACCTCCAAGCGCGGCTGGCACATCGCCTTCGGCGTCGCCGTGGTGGCGCTGGTGCTCATGGGCTCCGTGATCGCCGTGGACCTCGCCTGGACCATCGCCGGGGTGTCCATGGTGTTCATCGCCCTGATCAACCTCGTGGTGATCGCGATCCTCGCGCCCACCGCGATCAAGCTGCTGCGGCACTACAACGCCCAGCGCGCCCAGGGCCTGGACCCGATCTTCGTCGCCTCCGATCTGCCGGAGATCAAGAACGTCGAGGTGTGGGTGAACGAGGACGTCTGCGACTACCAGGACGAGCGCAAGCTCGCCGAACAGTCCTGA
- a CDS encoding ectoine synthase (PFAM: Ectoine synthase) has protein sequence MLVRSLAEIEGTDADVTSDTWRSKRIILAKEGVGFSVHETTLYEGTESYFWYANHIEAVFITHGEGEIEDLATGEVHQLAPGTLYLLNDHDKHKVRVRKEIRCVCVFNPPVTGREVHDENGVYPLITEDA, from the coding sequence ATGCTCGTTCGCTCGCTCGCCGAGATCGAAGGCACCGACGCCGACGTCACGTCGGACACCTGGCGCTCGAAGCGCATCATCCTCGCCAAGGAGGGCGTGGGCTTCTCCGTCCACGAGACCACCCTGTACGAGGGCACTGAGAGCTACTTCTGGTACGCCAACCACATCGAGGCCGTCTTCATCACCCACGGCGAGGGCGAGATCGAGGATCTGGCCACCGGCGAGGTGCATCAGCTCGCCCCAGGCACGCTGTACCTGCTCAACGACCACGACAAGCACAAGGTGCGGGTCCGCAAGGAGATCCGCTGCGTGTGCGTGTTCAACCCGCCGGTCACCGGCCGCGAGGTCCACGACGAGAACGGCGTCTACCCGCTGATCACCGAGGACGCCTGA
- a CDS encoding predicted oxidoreductase, aryl-alcohol dehydrogenase like protein (PFAM: Aldo/keto reductase family): MKYSVLGPSGIRVSQICLGSATFGVAPTSQEADEVVGAALDLGVTFFDTANVYGSAPTFDRPGHPPAAQRESAEEILGRALEGRRDEVVLATKSGERRVGAGAGLSRRHIIGQVEQSLRRLRTDHIDVYYGHFPDPHTPLEQTLAVYDDLIRQGKTRYAALSNHPAWQMTEALWIADDRRLVSTPVAAQVQYSLLHRGPEAELVPACSRFGISIVPFAPLHGGLLADLSVLEREISGDQRYGGAGFSAQEIAVARALDGLAREWGLEMQQVSLAWLLSRPAVASMIVGAETAEEMRANASAAEVELSAEQLEAVSALTENRPA; the protein is encoded by the coding sequence ATGAAGTACTCCGTTCTCGGCCCGAGCGGGATCCGCGTCTCGCAGATCTGCCTGGGCAGCGCCACCTTCGGCGTCGCCCCCACCTCGCAGGAGGCCGACGAGGTGGTCGGCGCGGCGCTCGATCTGGGCGTGACCTTCTTCGACACCGCGAACGTCTACGGCTCCGCGCCGACGTTCGATCGTCCCGGGCATCCGCCGGCGGCGCAGCGGGAATCGGCCGAGGAGATCCTAGGCCGCGCCCTCGAGGGGCGGCGCGACGAGGTGGTGCTGGCGACCAAATCCGGGGAGCGCCGCGTCGGTGCGGGGGCAGGCCTGTCGCGCCGGCACATCATCGGGCAGGTCGAGCAGAGCCTGCGCCGCCTGCGCACGGACCACATCGACGTCTACTACGGCCATTTCCCGGATCCGCACACTCCGCTCGAGCAGACCCTCGCCGTCTACGACGACCTGATCCGACAGGGCAAGACCCGGTACGCGGCGCTGTCGAACCATCCGGCGTGGCAGATGACCGAGGCGCTGTGGATCGCCGACGACCGCCGGCTGGTCTCGACCCCGGTCGCCGCGCAGGTGCAGTACAGCCTGCTGCACCGCGGCCCGGAGGCGGAGCTCGTGCCCGCCTGCTCCCGCTTCGGGATCTCGATCGTGCCGTTCGCCCCGCTGCACGGCGGTCTGCTCGCCGACCTCTCGGTGCTGGAGCGGGAGATCTCCGGGGACCAGCGGTACGGCGGCGCCGGATTCTCCGCACAGGAGATCGCGGTGGCTCGCGCGCTGGACGGGCTGGCCCGCGAGTGGGGCCTCGAGATGCAGCAGGTCTCGCTCGCGTGGCTGCTCTCCCGCCCAGCGGTGGCGTCGATGATCGTCGGCGCCGAGACCGCCGAGGAGATGCGCGCCAACGCCTCGGCCGCCGAGGTGGAGCTCAGTGCGGAGCAGCTCGAGGCCGTCTCCGCCCTCACCGAGAACCGCCCAGCCTGA
- a CDS encoding cytochrome c biogenesis protein (PFAM: Cytochrome C biogenesis protein transmembrane region), with amino-acid sequence MEIGLLSAFLGGALALLSPCGALLLPGFFAATATTRASLALHALIFYLGLVLTLVPLGIGAGALGVLLAGHRALLIGATSLLLIVLGALHALGFGIDLAAVLPGGARLQRAASRSRGALRTFLLGAVGGVAGFCAGPILGAVLTLAMGQQSLALAGVLLAVYGAGMVVPLVALALVWERLGARARERLRGRGVTVLGRRLHTTTVLTGLVIIALGVLFWVTNGLVTLPSLIPTSTLARWQTSGPDLSSPALQIGVILALTLLALLLWWRADRRRRRREAPTITLTPGRRP; translated from the coding sequence ATGGAGATCGGCCTGCTCAGCGCGTTCCTCGGCGGGGCGCTCGCCCTGCTCAGCCCCTGCGGGGCGCTGCTGCTGCCGGGATTCTTCGCCGCCACCGCCACCACCCGCGCGAGCCTCGCCCTGCACGCCCTGATCTTCTACCTCGGCCTCGTGCTCACCCTCGTCCCGCTCGGGATCGGGGCCGGGGCCCTGGGCGTCCTCCTGGCCGGACACCGCGCGCTGCTGATCGGTGCGACCTCCCTGCTGCTCATCGTGCTCGGCGCGCTCCACGCGCTCGGGTTCGGGATCGACCTGGCCGCCGTGCTGCCCGGCGGCGCACGGCTGCAGCGCGCTGCCTCCCGGAGCCGCGGCGCGCTGCGCACCTTCCTGCTCGGCGCCGTCGGCGGCGTGGCAGGGTTCTGCGCCGGCCCGATCCTCGGCGCCGTGCTCACCCTCGCGATGGGGCAGCAGAGCCTCGCGCTCGCCGGTGTGCTGCTCGCCGTCTACGGCGCCGGGATGGTGGTGCCGCTCGTGGCGCTGGCCCTGGTGTGGGAGCGGCTGGGCGCGCGGGCGCGGGAACGGCTGCGCGGGCGCGGCGTCACCGTCCTGGGACGGCGCCTGCACACCACCACCGTGCTCACCGGCCTCGTGATCATCGCCCTCGGCGTGCTGTTCTGGGTGACCAACGGCCTGGTCACGCTGCCGTCGCTGATCCCCACCAGCACCCTCGCCCGCTGGCAGACCAGCGGCCCGGACCTCTCCAGCCCCGCCCTGCAGATCGGCGTGATCCTCGCCCTCACCCTCCTCGCGCTGCTGCTGTGGTGGCGCGCCGACCGTCGCCGACGCCGCCGCGAGGCCCCCACGATCACCCTCACCCCCGGGAGGCGACCGTGA
- a CDS encoding Helix-turn-helix protein (PFAM: Helix-turn-helix), producing MNPQGDIREFLTSRRARLTPDKAGLPAYGGTRRVPGLRREEVAMLAGVSVDYYNRLERGRISGASDAVLEALADALQLDEAERVHLFDLARRSAGTSARRRSARPATIRPVVQQVLDAITDAPAWVRNARFDHLAHNQMARALYSPALADPRRPANSARFIYLDPAAQDFFVDWERAADDIAAMLRSEAGRHPHDQKLQDLIGELSTRSEDFRRRWAAHDVRFHRTGVKQLHHPVVGEMELSFEAMTLSSDPDLTLLVYAAAPDTPSADALRMLATWAATEEAPAGDHGPTTR from the coding sequence ATGAATCCCCAGGGCGATATCCGTGAGTTCCTCACCTCGCGCCGCGCACGGCTCACCCCGGACAAGGCCGGCCTGCCGGCGTACGGCGGCACCCGCCGCGTGCCGGGGCTGCGCCGTGAAGAGGTCGCGATGCTCGCCGGCGTGAGCGTGGACTACTACAACCGGCTCGAACGGGGCAGGATCTCCGGGGCGAGCGACGCGGTGCTCGAGGCCCTCGCCGACGCCCTCCAGCTGGACGAGGCGGAGCGGGTGCACCTGTTCGACCTCGCCCGCCGCTCCGCCGGCACCTCCGCACGGCGCCGCTCGGCCCGCCCGGCCACCATCCGGCCCGTGGTCCAGCAGGTCCTCGACGCGATCACCGACGCCCCGGCCTGGGTGCGCAACGCCCGCTTCGACCACCTGGCCCACAACCAGATGGCGCGGGCGCTGTACTCGCCGGCGCTGGCAGACCCCCGTCGGCCCGCGAACTCCGCCCGCTTCATCTACCTCGATCCCGCCGCGCAGGATTTCTTCGTGGACTGGGAGCGCGCGGCCGACGACATCGCCGCCATGCTCCGCTCGGAGGCCGGCCGCCACCCGCACGACCAGAAGCTCCAGGACCTCATCGGGGAGCTGTCCACCCGCAGCGAGGACTTCCGCCGGCGCTGGGCCGCGCACGACGTGCGCTTCCACCGCACCGGGGTCAAACAGCTGCATCACCCGGTGGTCGGCGAGATGGAGCTGAGCTTCGAGGCGATGACCCTCTCCTCGGATCCGGACCTCACGCTGCTGGTCTACGCCGCCGCACCGGACACCCCCAGCGCGGATGCCCTGCGGATGCTCGCCACCTGGGCCGCCACGGAGGAGGCGCCGGCCGGAGACCACGGGCCCACGACGCGCTGA
- a CDS encoding streptomycin 6-kinase (PFAM: Phosphotransferase enzyme family) translates to MTRPLQIPGAFRRRLLHQDRSTGPWLDALPGHAERLCRRWGLETDGEPAVGGTSIVLPVRTEDGVRASLKLVSPIADAALEATALSALAGHGVVDLLRADGDEQALLIERLETATLLEHPEVVEVVDAARIAGEVARRIATVPAPSGAPRLAETSRSWGEAFQAQHARAVAAALPIPVGAGELAAEIIDELAEDSSTTMTHGDLSLENVLRRADGSWVAIDPGYLCGPVEFEAHTVVRSVLGGVLEAPRPREAIRGVVEAFCEAAGADADRAETISFARLVASYFWEAQHSGRADDLERLLRAIELTTDTTG, encoded by the coding sequence ATGACACGCCCGCTGCAGATCCCCGGAGCCTTCCGCCGGCGGCTGCTCCACCAGGACCGGTCCACCGGGCCCTGGCTCGACGCCCTTCCCGGGCACGCCGAGCGGCTGTGCCGGCGCTGGGGCCTCGAGACGGACGGCGAACCAGCGGTCGGCGGCACGAGCATCGTGCTGCCCGTGCGCACGGAGGACGGCGTGCGCGCCTCGCTCAAGCTCGTCTCCCCGATCGCGGACGCGGCCCTCGAGGCCACGGCCCTCTCCGCGCTCGCGGGCCACGGGGTGGTGGACCTGCTGCGCGCCGACGGGGACGAGCAGGCGCTGCTCATCGAACGGCTCGAGACCGCGACGCTCCTCGAGCACCCCGAGGTCGTCGAGGTCGTCGACGCCGCGCGGATCGCGGGGGAGGTGGCGCGGCGCATCGCCACGGTCCCCGCGCCGTCGGGCGCCCCGCGCCTGGCCGAGACCTCGCGCTCCTGGGGCGAGGCGTTCCAGGCGCAGCACGCCCGGGCGGTGGCCGCGGCGCTGCCGATCCCGGTCGGGGCGGGGGAGCTGGCCGCGGAGATCATCGACGAGCTCGCGGAGGACTCCTCGACCACGATGACCCACGGCGACCTCAGCCTCGAGAACGTGCTGCGGCGCGCGGACGGCAGCTGGGTCGCGATCGACCCCGGCTACCTCTGCGGGCCGGTCGAGTTCGAGGCCCACACCGTCGTGCGCAGCGTGCTCGGCGGCGTGCTCGAGGCGCCCCGGCCGCGAGAGGCGATACGCGGCGTGGTCGAGGCGTTCTGCGAGGCCGCGGGCGCGGACGCGGACCGCGCCGAGACGATCTCCTTCGCACGACTGGTCGCCTCCTACTTCTGGGAGGCCCAGCATTCGGGCCGGGCCGACGACCTCGAGCGCCTGCTGCGCGCCATCGAGCTCACCACCGACACCACCGGCTGA
- a CDS encoding uncharacterized conserved protein, contains double-stranded beta-helix domain (PFAM: Cupin domain), with protein sequence MEKFDRKPTAAGPESAFTGEVLMDALRGPIGDSRTAMSHVHFAPGARTHWHWHPVGQTLYGTQGVGLVVTRTGEVLTLEPGRTVWIPPQEEHWHGAREDSLMSHLAVQEADEEDETVTWLEPVSDEEFARANAEAARR encoded by the coding sequence ATGGAGAAGTTCGACAGGAAGCCCACAGCCGCAGGCCCGGAGTCCGCGTTCACCGGCGAGGTGCTGATGGACGCGCTGCGCGGCCCGATCGGCGACTCGCGCACGGCGATGAGCCACGTCCACTTCGCGCCGGGCGCGCGGACGCACTGGCACTGGCATCCCGTCGGCCAGACCCTCTACGGCACGCAGGGGGTGGGCCTGGTGGTGACGCGCACGGGCGAGGTGCTCACCCTCGAACCGGGCCGCACCGTCTGGATCCCGCCGCAGGAGGAGCACTGGCACGGGGCTCGAGAGGACTCGCTCATGTCGCACCTGGCCGTGCAGGAAGCCGACGAGGAGGACGAGACCGTGACGTGGCTCGAACCGGTCAGCGACGAGGAGTTCGCTCGCGCGAACGCCGAGGCCGCCCGGCGGTGA
- a CDS encoding diaminobutyrate aminotransferase (PFAM: Aminotransferase class-III~TIGRFAM: 2,4-diaminobutyrate 4-transaminases; diaminobutyrate--2-oxoglutarate aminotransferase), with the protein MTTTAPNDTTEKPELTTEVSAPAVDPTELESGVRSYSRGWPTVFTHAKGSVLTSEDGREYIDFFAGAGTLNYGHNHPELKKVVVDHYLEDRVVHGLDMFTDVRREFLQTFDAKILKPRGLDYKVAFPGPGGANAVEAALKLARKVTGRESVVNFTNGFHGMTLGALSVTGNSMKRGGAGIPLVHATPMPFDDYFGQVVPDFMYLERLLTDDGSGLNKPAAVIVETVQGEGGINAARAEWLRGLSELCKKHEILLIVDDIQMGCGRTGGFFSFEEAGIEPDMVTLSKSISGYGHPLALTLIKPELDIWEPGEHNGTFRGFGPAFATATKAIDLFWSDDELEKSTIAKGAYVESRFNQIAARFPEHELVVKGRGLARGLQMPSGDIAGQIAKRSFEEGLLVETSGPSDEVVKLLPALTIPDEQLKQGLDIIEAAVAEALSA; encoded by the coding sequence ATGACCACGACTGCACCGAACGACACCACTGAGAAGCCCGAGCTGACCACCGAGGTCAGCGCCCCCGCCGTCGACCCGACCGAGCTCGAGTCGGGCGTCCGCAGCTACTCGCGCGGCTGGCCCACCGTGTTCACCCACGCCAAGGGCTCCGTGCTCACCTCCGAGGACGGCCGCGAGTACATCGACTTCTTCGCCGGTGCCGGCACCCTGAACTACGGGCACAACCACCCCGAGCTGAAGAAGGTCGTCGTCGACCACTACCTCGAGGACCGCGTCGTGCACGGCCTGGACATGTTCACCGACGTGCGCCGCGAGTTCCTGCAGACCTTCGACGCGAAGATCCTCAAGCCCCGCGGCCTGGACTACAAGGTCGCCTTCCCCGGCCCGGGCGGCGCCAACGCCGTCGAGGCCGCGCTGAAGCTGGCCCGCAAGGTCACCGGCCGCGAGTCCGTCGTGAACTTCACCAACGGCTTCCACGGCATGACCCTCGGCGCACTCTCCGTGACCGGCAACTCGATGAAGCGCGGCGGCGCCGGGATCCCCCTGGTGCACGCCACCCCGATGCCGTTCGACGACTACTTCGGCCAGGTCGTGCCGGACTTCATGTACCTCGAGCGCCTGCTGACCGATGACGGCTCCGGCCTGAACAAGCCCGCCGCCGTGATCGTCGAGACGGTCCAGGGCGAGGGCGGCATCAACGCCGCCCGCGCCGAGTGGCTGCGCGGCCTCTCCGAGCTGTGCAAGAAGCACGAGATCCTGCTCATCGTCGACGACATCCAGATGGGCTGCGGCCGCACCGGCGGGTTCTTCAGCTTCGAGGAGGCCGGGATCGAGCCCGACATGGTCACCCTGTCGAAGTCGATCAGCGGCTACGGCCACCCGCTCGCGCTCACCCTCATCAAGCCCGAGCTCGACATCTGGGAGCCCGGCGAGCACAACGGCACCTTCCGCGGCTTCGGCCCGGCCTTCGCGACCGCCACCAAGGCGATCGACCTGTTCTGGAGCGATGACGAGCTGGAGAAGTCCACCATCGCCAAGGGCGCCTACGTGGAGAGCCGCTTCAACCAGATCGCCGCCCGCTTCCCCGAGCACGAGCTCGTGGTCAAGGGTCGCGGCCTCGCCCGCGGCCTGCAGATGCCCAGCGGCGACATCGCCGGGCAGATCGCGAAGCGCTCCTTCGAGGAGGGCCTGCTGGTGGAGACCTCCGGCCCCTCCGACGAGGTCGTCAAGCTCCTGCCGGCGCTCACCATCCCGGACGAGCAGCTGAAGCAGGGCCTGGACATCATCGAGGCCGCCGTCGCCGAGGCGCTCTCGGCCTGA